The sequence CGGCTGGCCACTGAGCGGGGATGGCGTCTGTCCTTCGAGGATCGCCTGCGCCGCGATGCCATCCGCCGCATCATGTGCGACCTGGAGCTGGACCTGGCGGCCTTCGCGCAGGACTGGGGCGTGGACCTGGACGAGCGGTGCGGTTGCCGGGAACCGCTGCGGCAGCTGGCGGCGGACGGCTTGGTGACCTTGGAAGGCGATCGGCTGCGGGTGACCGGGGTGGGGCGCTGGTTCCTGCGCAATATCGCGATGGTTTTCGACGGATATCTGCCGCACGCGCAAGACCCTGCGCCGCGCTACTCGAAGACGGTCTGAGGGGTGCGCCTAACGGCCGGCGGGCTCGCCCAACGCCGCCTGCAGCATGTCCTTACGCACGAAGCGGTGGGCTTCAGTGCGCACGAAATCGCCGAAGGCCCGGGCCGCGGCCGAGAGCCTTTTGCCGGCCCGATGGACGATGTACCACTGGCGCACGATGGGGAACGCTTCCACGTTCAGGATCGCCAGCCGGCCGTCTTCCACCTCCCGCTCCAGGGTATGGATGGAGACGATGCCGAGGCCCAAGCCCTCCTCGACCCCCTGCTTGATGGCGCCGTTGGTGTTCATCTCCATGCTGGCGGTGATCTGGATGCCGCGCTCGGCGAAGAACCGCTCCACCGAGTAGCGGGTGCCGGAACCTTGCTCCCGCATGATGAAGGTTTCGTGCTTGAGGTCGTCCAGGGGGATGCCGCGCTTGCCGACCAGGGGGTGCCGCACCGGGGCGATGATGACCAGGGGATTTTCCAGAAAAGGTTCGGAGACCAAGTCCTGGTCGTCGGGGGGTTGGCCCATCAGCACGATGTCCGCCTCGTTGTCCTCCAGTTGTTGGAGCAGACCCTTGCGGTTGGTCACCTTGAAGCTCACCCGCACCTTGGGATAGTTCCGGCAGAACTCCGCCAAGAGACGAATGCCGAAATAGTGCACCGTGCTGGCCACCGCCAGTACCAGCCGCCCGCCTTCGGTGCCCTTCAGCTCCTCGATGAGCTGCTCGGCTTCCTCGATCTGGAGCGAGATGGTGCGGCTTACCCGGTACAGTTCCTCGCCGGCGCGGGTCAGGTAGATCTTCTTGCCGAGACGTTCGAACAGGGGCAGCCCGATGCTCTCTTCGAATTGTTTGATCTGCATCGATACGGCGGGCTGGGTCAGATACAGCTCTTCCGCCGCGCGGGTGAAGCTCAAGCGCCGGGCGACCCGCTCGAAGACTTTCAACTGCCGGAGGGTGATATTCATGGACGGATCGGCACCATCGATATATAAGTTTGTTCTGCTGTTATATGCGGTTCAATCGAGCTTCTTCTTATACAAGAATCTAATTAAAGTATCCACACGCCGAGTTCGAAAGGGGCTGGCGCGGAACTCAGCGTTTCTCCTGCGCTTGAACGTGCGACCCTTGGCGCCGACGGGGCGCGGCGTTCCGCGGTGAACCGGTCGCGTTCTCCAGCTCGGAGAAGTAAAACGATGTATTAAATTCAAGTAGAGGAGCCTTTCATGTCCAAGAAACACCCTGTCATCTCCATCACGGGGTCGTCCGGGGCCGGCACGACCACCGTCAAGCGGGCTTTCGAACACCTGTTTTTCCGCCTCGACATCAAGGCCGCGATCGTCGAGGGCGATAGCTTCCACCGTTACGATCGGGCCGAGATGCGGAAAAGAATCGCCGAGGCCCAGCGCACCGGGGATCATTTCAGTCATTTCGCCGCCGAGGCCAACCTGCTGGAGGAGCTCGAGGCGCTGTTTCGCCAATACGGGGAAACGGGCACCGGCCGGCGGCGTTACTACGTCCACAGCGAAGAGGAGAGCAAGAAGCTCGGTGGTTATCCCCCGGGCACTTTCACCCCCTGGGAGGACATCCCGCCGGGTACCGATTTACTCTTCTACGAAGGGCTGCACGGCGCCGTCAAGAACGAAACGGTGAATATTCCCAAGTATGCAGACCTGCTGGTGGGCGTGGTTCCCATCGTCAACCTGGAGTGGATTCAGAAAATCCACCGCGACACCGCCGAGCGCGGCTACAAGCCGGAGGACGTGACCGACACCATCCTGCGGCGCATGCACGATTACGTGAAGGTCATCACCCCGCAGTTTTCCGAAACCGATATCAACTTTCAGCGGGTGCCGCTGGTGGATACCTCCAATCCCTTCATTGCCCGCGACGTCCCGACCCCCGACGAAAGCTTCGTGATCATCCGCTTCAAAGAACCGCGCAAGTTCAACGTGGATTTCCCCAATCTCCTGGCCATGCTCCACAATTCCTTCATGTCCCGTTACAACTCCATCGTGGTGCCGGGGGGCAAGATGGGTTTGGCCATGGAAATCATTTTCCGGCCGATCCTGGAGCGGATGATGGAGGAGAGAAAAAACGCCTGATCCCTTCCCAAGGGGAACCGGGTTCCGCCATGGGCTGGGTTAGAATGCGAGCGTTTCCCGACCACCGAGTCCCCCGACCGATGCAAAGCCCCCCAACCGAGTCCGCCGAGCCGCCCTGGATCGAGGTGGCGGCGGGGGTGATTCGCGATGCCGCCGGACGGATCCTCATCGCCCAGCGCGCCGCCCATCAGCACCAGGGCAACTGTTGGGAATTCCCCGGAGGCAAGCGGGAGCCGGGCGAAGGGGAAGCACAGACCTTGGAGCGCGAGTTGAAGGAAGAGCTGGACATCGAGGTCCTGGAGGCATCCCCCCTGATCGCGCTTCGGCACCGCTATCCGGACCGGGCGGTGCGGCTTTCCGTGTGGCGGGTGGAACGCTTCCGCGGTGTCCCGCGGGGTAGATTAGGCCAAACGCTGCGCTGGGTTCGGCCCGAGGACCTCGACCGCTACCCGTTCCCCCCGGCCAACCGATCCGTTCTCGCGGCGGTTCGGCTGCCTGACCACTATGCCATCCTGGACCTGGCCACGGATGGGCCGGCCCGGCTGATGGCGCGGTTGCACCATTACGCGGCGCTGGGCATTACCCTGGTGCGGCTGCGGGCACCGAGGCCGATCCCACCGGAGTACGGCCCGCTCGCCGCACAGGCCGTCGCCACCGGGCGTTCCTTGGGGTTGACGGTGTTGGTGGATGGCTCCCCGGAGCTGGCGCAGCGGGTTGGAGCGGCGGGGCTGCACCTAAACTCGGCGGAACTTTGGGTGGTTCAGGAACGGCCCTTAGCTCCCGACCGCTGGCTGGCGGCTTCCTGCCACGACGGCGAGCAACTGCGGCGGGCGGCGCGGATCGGGGCCGATT is a genomic window of Candidatus Methylocalor cossyra containing:
- a CDS encoding LysR family transcriptional regulator, whose amino-acid sequence is MNITLRQLKVFERVARRLSFTRAAEELYLTQPAVSMQIKQFEESIGLPLFERLGKKIYLTRAGEELYRVSRTISLQIEEAEQLIEELKGTEGGRLVLAVASTVHYFGIRLLAEFCRNYPKVRVSFKVTNRKGLLQQLEDNEADIVLMGQPPDDQDLVSEPFLENPLVIIAPVRHPLVGKRGIPLDDLKHETFIMREQGSGTRYSVERFFAERGIQITASMEMNTNGAIKQGVEEGLGLGIVSIHTLEREVEDGRLAILNVEAFPIVRQWYIVHRAGKRLSAAARAFGDFVRTEAHRFVRKDMLQAALGEPAGR
- a CDS encoding phosphoribulokinase translates to MSKKHPVISITGSSGAGTTTVKRAFEHLFFRLDIKAAIVEGDSFHRYDRAEMRKRIAEAQRTGDHFSHFAAEANLLEELEALFRQYGETGTGRRRYYVHSEEESKKLGGYPPGTFTPWEDIPPGTDLLFYEGLHGAVKNETVNIPKYADLLVGVVPIVNLEWIQKIHRDTAERGYKPEDVTDTILRRMHDYVKVITPQFSETDINFQRVPLVDTSNPFIARDVPTPDESFVIIRFKEPRKFNVDFPNLLAMLHNSFMSRYNSIVVPGGKMGLAMEIIFRPILERMMEERKNA
- a CDS encoding Nudix family hydrolase, with protein sequence MQSPPTESAEPPWIEVAAGVIRDAAGRILIAQRAAHQHQGNCWEFPGGKREPGEGEAQTLERELKEELDIEVLEASPLIALRHRYPDRAVRLSVWRVERFRGVPRGRLGQTLRWVRPEDLDRYPFPPANRSVLAAVRLPDHYAILDLATDGPARLMARLHHYAALGITLVRLRAPRPIPPEYGPLAAQAVATGRSLGLTVLVDGSPELAQRVGAAGLHLNSAELWVVQERPLAPDRWLAASCHDGEQLRRAARIGADFAVLSPVGATATHPGAAPLGWDGFAALAELATIPVFALGGLGLADTVMAKRHGGQGVAAIRGFIGPECTIVGRS